One region of Diabrotica undecimpunctata isolate CICGRU chromosome 6, icDiaUnde3, whole genome shotgun sequence genomic DNA includes:
- the LOC140442750 gene encoding gamma-interferon-inducible lysosomal thiol reductase-like, with protein MFSKIILFVASLCVSCSTQDSDLTMTFIYEGLSPYATDFVLDQLYPGSQQLGDSFKLDLIPYGWENYEKLADGTIKYTCQHGENECYINRIHACVIDQNPIQSDLISFLQCHLYQATAYNILEELLDMAKDCSGGTISLMNFKFV; from the exons ATGTTCTCaaagataatattatttgtaGCTTCTTTGTGCGTTTCGTGCAGTACGCAG gattCAGATTTAACGATGACTTTTATTTACGAAGGCTTGAGTCCATATGCAACTGATTTTGTTTTGGATCAACTATACCCTGGATCCCAACAATTGGGAGACAGCTTTAAATTGGATTTAATACCGTATGGATGGGAG AATTATGAAAAACTAGCCGATGGAACAATAAAATATACTTGTCAACATGGAGAGAACGAATGCTATATTAATAGAATACACGCTTGTGTTATTGACCAAAATCCAATTCAATCTGATCTTATAAGCTTTTTGCAGTGCCATTTATATCAGGCTACCGCATATAATATTTTAGAGGAGTTGTTGGATATGGCAAAGGAT